The following are encoded together in the Bradyrhizobium sp. CCGUVB1N3 genome:
- a CDS encoding magnesium transporter CorA family protein — MFSVFVPSESALKKAVVEDLSVLPESAVWIDLFNPTGAEDKAVERLAGIAIPTREDMQEIEISSRLYIENGARYMTATLMCHSDTDMPRTTAVTFILGDHRLVTVRYDVPKPFALVEAKLGRSCTPAITGEMVLMELLDAVIDRCADILERCGADIDQVSHDIFEPESERHGHAKQYSQILIAIGRKGDLTSKVRESLVSIGRVVTFLSAIVEGVKWSKDMREQLKTMQRDVASLTDHASYLSNKITFVLDAMLGVVNLEQNNIIKLFSVMAVVLMPPTLIASIYGMNFKAMPELEWVHGYPMALVMMLAAAIVPYWIFKWKKWL, encoded by the coding sequence ATGTTTTCGGTGTTCGTTCCCTCCGAGTCCGCCCTGAAAAAGGCCGTCGTCGAAGACCTCTCGGTGCTGCCGGAGAGCGCGGTGTGGATTGATCTGTTCAACCCCACCGGCGCCGAGGACAAGGCGGTGGAGCGGCTGGCGGGGATCGCAATCCCGACCCGGGAGGACATGCAGGAGATCGAGATCTCCAGCCGTCTCTATATCGAGAACGGCGCGCGCTACATGACGGCGACGCTGATGTGTCACTCCGATACCGACATGCCCCGGACCACGGCGGTGACCTTCATCCTTGGCGACCATCGCCTGGTGACCGTGCGTTACGACGTGCCCAAGCCCTTTGCGCTGGTCGAGGCTAAGCTCGGCCGCTCCTGCACCCCCGCCATCACCGGCGAGATGGTGCTGATGGAACTTCTGGATGCCGTGATCGACCGCTGCGCCGACATTCTGGAACGCTGCGGCGCCGACATCGACCAGGTCTCGCACGATATCTTCGAGCCGGAGAGCGAGCGCCACGGTCACGCCAAGCAATATTCCCAGATCCTGATCGCGATCGGCCGCAAGGGCGACCTGACCTCGAAGGTCCGCGAGAGCCTGGTGTCGATCGGCCGCGTCGTCACGTTCCTGTCGGCCATCGTGGAAGGCGTGAAATGGTCCAAGGACATGCGCGAGCAGCTCAAGACCATGCAGCGCGACGTGGCATCGCTGACCGATCATGCCTCCTATCTCTCCAACAAGATCACCTTCGTGCTCGACGCCATGCTCGGCGTCGTCAATCTCGAGCAGAACAACATCATCAAGCTATTCTCGGTGATGGCCGTGGTCCTGATGCCGCCGACGCTGATCGCGTCGATCTACGGCATGAACTTCAAGGCCATGCCGGAGCTCGAATGGGTGCACGGCTATCCGATGGCGCTGGTGATGATGCTCGCCGCCGCGATTGTTCCGTACTGGATATTCAAGTGGAAGAAGTGGCTGTGA
- a CDS encoding L,D-transpeptidase, with protein MSSLKVKLGILAAGLMLTGCMQATHFEATDTKAFKPKDKELLAKIRYENTPVAEPFRRAIVDYHRKESPGSIVVDSDNHYLYYVMDGGKAIRYGITVGEEAMAWSGIAKIGSMTEWPAWHPTPGEISRLGVPTYVAPGPDNPMGSRAMYLYSGGKDTLFRIHGTNQPEYIGASISSGCIRLTNEDAIDLYGRVKVGTIVVVLEPKHGDSPYNSQLALRGGGNSNSQY; from the coding sequence ATGTCGTCGCTGAAAGTTAAGTTGGGAATTCTGGCCGCCGGTTTGATGCTGACGGGCTGCATGCAGGCCACTCATTTCGAGGCGACCGATACCAAGGCCTTCAAGCCGAAGGACAAGGAACTCCTTGCCAAGATTCGGTACGAAAACACCCCCGTCGCGGAGCCCTTCCGCCGGGCCATCGTCGATTACCACCGCAAGGAGTCGCCGGGCTCGATCGTGGTCGATTCCGACAATCACTACCTCTACTACGTGATGGATGGCGGCAAGGCGATCCGCTACGGCATTACCGTCGGCGAAGAAGCCATGGCCTGGTCGGGTATCGCCAAGATCGGCAGCATGACCGAATGGCCTGCCTGGCATCCGACCCCCGGCGAAATCTCGCGCCTGGGCGTGCCGACCTATGTGGCGCCGGGTCCTGACAATCCGATGGGCTCCCGCGCGATGTATCTCTACTCGGGCGGCAAGGACACGCTGTTCCGCATCCACGGTACGAACCAGCCTGAATATATCGGCGCTTCGATCTCCTCGGGCTGCATCCGCCTGACCAACGAGGACGCGATCGACCTCTACGGCCGCGTCAAGGTCGGCACCATCGTGGTCGTGCTCGAGCCGAAGCACGGCGACTCCCCGTACAATTCGCAGCTCGCCCTGCGTGGCGGCGGCAACAGCAATTCACAGTACTGA
- a CDS encoding extensin family protein — MNFSLPDFCRKWSCRGYMSAGAAMVTVVLGLSLAPAGARKYAAPLDLFGFGPPRPRGTVHPAKIPAKIPLPRPRPEDVPKEVAKPVPERPAAEEKPAADKPAGPAAPPEKQASACRLALTEEIAIAPSIPDIRGPGACGGEDLVRLEAIVLPDKRKVQVKPAAILRCGMASAIADWVRSDMAPLAASLGSTISDLDNFDSFECRGRNRIVGAMLSEHGRANALDVRAFKLANGQSIGLTDRTVPRELRERVLHSVCARFSTVLGPGSDWYHEDHIHLDLMQRRNDYRICQWNVWDPLPQVAPLLPAERPEEAPPREVAAKSGEDKEGVEQGDAAKSGSQPDEPAGGAEAPRKQATKKRR; from the coding sequence ATGAATTTTAGCCTGCCGGACTTTTGCCGCAAATGGTCTTGTCGCGGCTATATGTCCGCCGGTGCGGCAATGGTTACCGTCGTGCTGGGGCTGTCGCTTGCGCCTGCCGGGGCGCGGAAATATGCCGCGCCGCTCGACCTGTTCGGCTTCGGTCCGCCGCGACCTCGCGGCACCGTTCATCCGGCCAAAATTCCGGCCAAAATTCCCTTGCCGAGACCGCGGCCGGAGGATGTGCCCAAGGAAGTGGCCAAGCCTGTGCCGGAGCGGCCGGCGGCCGAAGAAAAGCCTGCTGCCGACAAGCCGGCCGGACCGGCGGCCCCACCAGAGAAGCAGGCCTCGGCCTGCCGGCTCGCCCTCACTGAGGAGATCGCAATTGCGCCCTCGATCCCCGACATTCGTGGCCCGGGCGCCTGCGGCGGCGAGGATCTGGTGCGGCTCGAGGCGATCGTGCTGCCGGACAAGCGCAAGGTGCAGGTCAAGCCGGCCGCGATCCTTCGCTGCGGCATGGCATCGGCCATTGCCGACTGGGTCCGTTCGGACATGGCGCCGCTTGCCGCGAGCCTCGGGAGCACCATCAGCGATCTCGACAATTTCGATTCCTTCGAGTGTCGCGGCCGCAACCGCATCGTCGGGGCCATGCTGTCGGAGCACGGCCGCGCCAACGCGCTCGACGTGCGCGCGTTCAAGCTCGCCAACGGGCAGTCGATCGGGTTGACCGACCGCACCGTGCCGCGCGAGTTGCGCGAGCGTGTGCTGCATTCCGTCTGCGCGCGCTTTTCAACCGTGCTGGGGCCTGGATCGGACTGGTATCACGAGGACCACATCCATCTCGATCTGATGCAGCGCCGCAACGATTACCGGATCTGCCAGTGGAACGTCTGGGATCCCCTGCCACAGGTCGCCCCGCTGCTGCCGGCCGAGCGGCCGGAGGAAGCTCCGCCGCGCGAGGTGGCAGCCAAGTCGGGGGAGGACAAGGAGGGTGTGGAGCAGGGCGATGCGGCGAAATCCGGCTCACAGCCGGACGAGCCTGCCGGCGGTGCCGAAGCGCCCCGAAAGCAGGCAACAAAAAAGCGCCGGTAG
- a CDS encoding fatty-acid--CoA ligase: MLGLMQDWPLLCHRIIEHAARIHGKQEVVTRSIEGPIHRTNYAEIHARALKVSQMLEHDGIKLGDRVATIAWNTWRHLEVWYGIMGIGAICHTVNPRLFPEQIAWIINHAQDRIVMTDITFVPVLEKLADKLGSVERYVVLTDKAHMPQTTLKNAVAYEEWIAKADGKFAWKDFDENTAAAMCYTSGTTGDPKGVLYSHRSNVLHALMANNVDALGTSASETMLPVVPLFHANSWGIALSAPSQGTKLVMPGAKLDGASVYELLDTEKVTHTAGVPTVWLMLLQHMAANNLKLPHLKMVICGGSAMPRSMIKSFIDMGTRVRHAWGMTEMSPIGTVAALKPPFAETTGDARLDVLQTQGYPPFGVEMKITDDAGKELPWDGKTFGRLKVSGPAVAKAYYRIDANILDGEGFFDTGDVSTVDQDGYMRITDRSKDVIKSGGEWISSIDLENLAVGHPAVAEAAVIGVHHPKWDERPLLIVQLKQGQQATREDILKFMDGKIAKWWMPDDVAFVDGIPHTATGKILKTALRDQFKDYRFPHAAA; this comes from the coding sequence ATGCTTGGTTTGATGCAAGACTGGCCCCTGCTCTGCCACCGGATCATCGAACACGCCGCCAGGATTCATGGCAAGCAGGAGGTCGTCACGCGCTCGATCGAAGGACCGATCCATCGCACCAACTACGCCGAAATCCACGCGCGCGCCCTGAAAGTTTCGCAGATGCTGGAGCACGACGGCATCAAGCTCGGCGACCGCGTCGCCACGATCGCCTGGAACACGTGGCGCCACCTCGAGGTCTGGTACGGCATCATGGGCATCGGCGCCATCTGCCATACCGTCAATCCCCGCCTTTTCCCCGAGCAGATCGCCTGGATCATCAACCATGCGCAGGACCGCATCGTGATGACCGACATCACCTTCGTTCCGGTGCTGGAGAAGCTCGCCGACAAGCTGGGAAGCGTCGAGCGCTACGTCGTCCTCACCGACAAGGCGCACATGCCGCAGACCACGTTGAAGAACGCGGTCGCCTATGAGGAGTGGATCGCGAAGGCCGACGGCAAGTTCGCATGGAAGGATTTTGACGAGAACACGGCCGCCGCCATGTGCTACACCTCCGGCACGACGGGCGATCCCAAGGGCGTGTTGTATTCGCATCGCTCCAACGTGCTGCACGCCCTGATGGCCAACAATGTCGACGCGCTCGGCACCAGCGCCTCCGAGACAATGCTGCCGGTAGTGCCGCTGTTCCATGCCAACAGCTGGGGCATCGCCTTGTCCGCGCCTTCGCAAGGCACCAAGCTCGTGATGCCCGGCGCCAAGCTCGACGGCGCGTCGGTCTACGAGCTGCTCGATACCGAGAAGGTGACCCATACCGCAGGCGTTCCGACCGTGTGGCTGATGCTGCTCCAGCACATGGCGGCCAACAATCTGAAGCTGCCGCATCTGAAGATGGTGATCTGCGGCGGCTCGGCGATGCCGCGCTCGATGATCAAGTCGTTCATCGACATGGGCACGCGCGTCCGCCACGCCTGGGGCATGACCGAGATGAGCCCGATCGGAACGGTTGCGGCGCTCAAGCCGCCATTTGCCGAGACCACCGGCGATGCGCGGCTCGACGTGCTCCAGACCCAGGGCTATCCGCCGTTCGGCGTGGAGATGAAGATCACCGACGATGCCGGCAAGGAGCTGCCGTGGGACGGCAAGACCTTCGGCCGCCTGAAAGTGTCGGGCCCCGCGGTTGCAAAAGCGTACTACCGGATCGATGCCAACATCCTCGACGGAGAAGGTTTCTTCGACACCGGCGACGTCTCGACCGTCGACCAGGACGGCTATATGCGGATCACCGACCGTTCCAAGGACGTGATCAAGTCCGGCGGCGAGTGGATCTCCTCGATCGATCTAGAAAACCTCGCGGTCGGTCACCCCGCGGTCGCGGAAGCGGCCGTGATCGGCGTCCATCACCCCAAATGGGATGAGCGCCCGCTGCTGATCGTGCAGCTCAAGCAGGGCCAACAGGCCACACGCGAGGACATCCTGAAGTTCATGGACGGCAAGATCGCGAAATGGTGGATGCCCGACGACGTCGCCTTCGTCGACGGCATCCCGCATACCGCGACCGGCAAGATCCTGAAGACGGCGCTGCGCGACCAGTTCAAGGACTATCGCTTCCCGCACGCAGCGGCGTAG
- a CDS encoding DUF1499 domain-containing protein, with protein sequence MARRFSAPYQSEPVSGLASWARNLAVFAVVAVLVSIIIVRFGFLEIKPALATFFGGLAIAGLSILFGLAGFAAIWQNGSRGMARILFAFLINALILAYPAYLAFQYRRLPAIHDITTDPIDPPRFEALARLRTGDGANPAVYAGLYSAEQQRRFYPDIEPIELEISVDRAYALSLQIANKRKWLIIDERPPQPPRRIGRIEAVARSPIMGFREDVSIRIVPDGDDSRVDIRSASRYFESDLGSNAARVSKFIDDLNTAADADALKPAKKAPVVPVKPPAKTVKK encoded by the coding sequence ATGGCCCGCAGGTTTTCCGCTCCCTACCAGTCAGAGCCCGTGTCCGGGCTCGCCAGCTGGGCGCGTAATCTGGCCGTGTTCGCGGTGGTGGCGGTCCTGGTCTCGATCATCATCGTCCGCTTCGGCTTTCTGGAGATCAAGCCGGCGCTGGCGACCTTCTTCGGCGGGCTTGCGATCGCGGGGCTCTCCATCCTGTTCGGGCTCGCGGGCTTTGCGGCGATCTGGCAGAACGGCTCGCGCGGAATGGCGCGCATCCTGTTCGCCTTCCTGATCAACGCGCTGATCCTCGCCTATCCCGCCTATCTCGCCTTCCAGTACCGCAGGCTGCCGGCGATCCACGACATCACCACCGATCCGATCGACCCGCCGCGCTTCGAGGCGCTGGCGCGCCTTCGCACCGGCGACGGTGCCAATCCGGCCGTTTATGCCGGCCTCTATTCGGCCGAGCAGCAGCGCCGCTTCTATCCGGACATCGAGCCGATCGAGCTCGAAATTTCCGTCGACCGAGCCTATGCGCTGTCGCTCCAGATCGCCAACAAGCGCAAATGGTTGATCATCGACGAGCGTCCGCCGCAGCCGCCGCGCCGCATCGGCCGCATCGAGGCGGTTGCGCGCTCGCCGATCATGGGGTTCCGCGAGGATGTCTCGATCCGCATCGTGCCTGACGGCGACGACTCACGCGTCGATATCCGCTCGGCCTCGCGTTACTTCGAGAGCGACCTCGGCAGCAACGCCGCACGCGTCAGCAAGTTCATCGACGATCTCAACACCGCGGCCGACGCTGATGCGCTGAAGCCGGCGAAGAAGGCGCCGGTCGTCCCGGTCAAGCCGCCGGCGAAGACGGTGAAGAAATAG
- a CDS encoding MBL fold metallo-hydrolase, whose protein sequence is MSDNDDVPFNRNFPLKPGVVEEVRPGVRRVLCNNPSPFTFTGTVSYVVGQGKVAIIDPGPDNEAHAAALLDAVRGETVTHILVTHTHRDHSPNTGRIKQATGATVYAEGPHRASRPRFESEKHNPESGADRDFAPDVTVAHGDDIEGSGWRLEAVATPGHTANHLAFAWPERKFSFVGDHVMGWSTSIVAPPDGSMIDYMDSLDRLAAREEDLYFSGHGAEIPEGPRYVRFLIRHRKAREASILHRLAKGEADIPTMVRAIYIGIDPRLTTAAGYSVLAHLEDLVARGVVATDGDPVIAGTYRMA, encoded by the coding sequence ATGTCCGATAACGACGACGTCCCGTTCAACCGCAATTTTCCGCTGAAGCCCGGCGTCGTCGAGGAAGTCCGTCCCGGCGTGCGCCGCGTGCTCTGCAACAATCCGAGCCCGTTCACCTTCACCGGCACGGTCAGCTACGTCGTGGGTCAGGGCAAGGTTGCGATCATCGACCCAGGTCCGGACAACGAGGCCCATGCGGCGGCGCTGCTCGATGCAGTGCGTGGCGAGACGGTCACGCATATTCTCGTCACTCACACCCATCGCGATCATTCGCCGAACACCGGCCGCATCAAGCAGGCGACCGGCGCGACTGTCTATGCCGAAGGCCCGCATCGTGCCTCGCGCCCGCGTTTCGAGAGCGAGAAGCACAATCCGGAATCGGGTGCCGACCGCGACTTCGCGCCCGACGTGACGGTTGCCCATGGCGACGACATCGAAGGCTCAGGCTGGCGGCTCGAAGCCGTCGCGACGCCGGGCCACACCGCCAACCACCTTGCCTTCGCCTGGCCCGAGCGGAAATTCAGCTTCGTCGGCGATCACGTGATGGGTTGGTCGACCTCGATCGTGGCTCCGCCCGACGGCTCGATGATTGATTACATGGACTCGCTCGACCGGCTCGCAGCGCGCGAGGAGGATCTCTATTTCTCCGGCCACGGCGCCGAGATTCCCGAAGGGCCGCGCTATGTGCGCTTCCTGATCCGCCACCGCAAGGCGCGCGAAGCCTCGATCCTGCATCGCCTTGCCAAGGGCGAGGCCGACATCCCAACCATGGTGCGCGCGATCTATATCGGCATTGATCCGCGGCTCACGACGGCGGCCGGCTATTCCGTGCTGGCGCATCTGGAGGACCTCGTCGCCCGCGGCGTGGTGGCGACGGACGGCGATCCCGTGATTGCGGGGACGTACAGGATGGCCTAA
- a CDS encoding acyl-CoA dehydrogenase, whose translation MSVRPQAKDKPAAASFQWDDPFLLDEQLTEDERMVRDTARAYAQDKLLPRVTKAYLEEKTDREIFNEMGELGLIGITLPEEYGCANAGYVAYGLVAREIERVDSGYRSMNSVQSSLVMYPIYAYGDENQRKKYLPKLASGEWVGCFGLTEPDAGSDPAGMKTRAEKVSDGYRLTGSKMWISNAPIADVFVVWAKSAEHDNQIRGFVLEKGMKGLSAPKIGGKLSLRASITGEVVMDGVVVPESALLPNVSGLKGPFGCLNRARYGISWGALGAAEDCMHRARQYTLDRKQFGKPLAATQLVQKKLADMETEIALGLQASLRVGRLMDEGKFAPEMISIVKRNNCGKALDIARVARDMHGGNGISIEYHVMRHVHNLETVNTYEGTHDVHALILGRAITGIQAFF comes from the coding sequence ATGAGCGTGCGCCCTCAGGCCAAGGACAAGCCGGCTGCGGCTTCTTTCCAGTGGGACGATCCGTTCCTGCTCGACGAGCAGCTCACCGAAGACGAACGCATGGTGCGCGACACTGCGCGAGCCTACGCCCAGGACAAGCTGCTGCCGCGCGTCACCAAGGCTTATCTCGAAGAGAAGACCGATCGCGAGATCTTTAACGAGATGGGCGAACTCGGCCTGATCGGCATCACGCTGCCGGAGGAATATGGCTGTGCCAATGCGGGCTACGTCGCCTACGGCCTCGTCGCCCGCGAGATCGAGCGGGTCGATTCCGGCTACCGTTCGATGAACTCGGTCCAGTCCTCGCTGGTGATGTACCCGATCTACGCCTATGGCGACGAGAATCAGCGCAAGAAGTACCTGCCGAAGCTCGCCAGCGGCGAGTGGGTCGGCTGCTTCGGCCTCACCGAGCCCGACGCCGGTTCCGACCCGGCCGGCATGAAGACCCGCGCCGAGAAGGTCTCGGATGGCTATCGCCTGACCGGCAGCAAGATGTGGATCTCGAATGCGCCGATCGCCGACGTGTTCGTGGTCTGGGCCAAGTCGGCCGAGCACGACAACCAGATCCGCGGCTTCGTGCTGGAGAAGGGCATGAAGGGCCTCTCCGCGCCGAAGATCGGCGGCAAACTGTCGTTGCGCGCTTCCATCACCGGCGAGGTCGTGATGGATGGCGTCGTGGTGCCCGAGAGTGCACTGCTGCCCAACGTGTCCGGCCTGAAGGGGCCGTTCGGTTGCCTCAACCGCGCCCGCTACGGCATTTCCTGGGGCGCCCTCGGCGCGGCCGAGGATTGCATGCACCGCGCCCGGCAATACACGCTCGACCGCAAGCAGTTCGGCAAGCCGCTCGCCGCGACCCAGCTCGTGCAGAAGAAGCTCGCGGACATGGAGACCGAGATTGCGCTGGGCCTCCAGGCAAGCCTGCGCGTCGGCCGCCTGATGGACGAAGGCAAGTTCGCCCCCGAGATGATCTCGATCGTCAAGCGCAACAATTGCGGCAAGGCGCTCGACATCGCCCGCGTCGCGCGCGACATGCATGGTGGCAATGGCATCTCGATCGAGTATCACGTGATGCGCCACGTCCATAACCTCGAGACCGTGAACACCTACGAGGGCACGCACGACGTCCACGCCCTGATCCTTGGCCGCGCCATCACGGGCATCCAGGCGTTTTTCTGA
- the ribB gene encoding 3,4-dihydroxy-2-butanone-4-phosphate synthase — MPDTVQEVLQAFAKGELVVVTDDEDREGEGDLIVAASLCTAEKMAFIIRHTSGIVCAPITTEDARRLRLDPMVAHNDSAHTTAFTVSIDYKPDGGTGISAEERASCCRALANPNVGAGDFARPGHIFPLIAKDGGVLLRSGHTEAAVDLCKLSGLPPVGVISELMNDDGSVMKGEQVAQFAARHKLKHVTIADLIAYRQAREKLIERVATFVTESPIGPLQGYAYRSPFDSIAHVAFVYNGVGDGKNVLTRFHKPNIVKDIFTGHKRMQIVLDHFKKAGRGVLVYLRDGAAGVPVEPLPDESTAEADRNRQWREVGVGAQILRDLGVTSIRHLTSSVHDYKGLSGFGIEIVANEQLET, encoded by the coding sequence ATGCCCGATACCGTACAGGAAGTCTTGCAGGCCTTTGCCAAGGGTGAGCTCGTCGTCGTCACCGATGACGAGGACCGGGAAGGCGAGGGCGATCTGATCGTCGCCGCCTCGCTCTGCACCGCCGAGAAGATGGCGTTCATCATCCGCCATACCTCGGGCATCGTCTGCGCGCCGATCACCACGGAGGACGCGCGGCGCCTGCGGCTCGATCCGATGGTCGCCCATAACGACTCCGCCCACACCACGGCCTTCACGGTCTCGATCGACTACAAGCCCGACGGCGGCACCGGCATCTCGGCCGAGGAGCGCGCCTCCTGCTGCCGCGCGCTCGCCAATCCAAACGTCGGCGCCGGCGATTTCGCCCGTCCCGGCCACATCTTTCCGCTGATCGCCAAGGATGGCGGCGTGCTGCTGCGCTCCGGCCATACCGAGGCCGCCGTCGACCTCTGCAAGCTCTCCGGCTTGCCGCCCGTCGGTGTCATCAGCGAGCTGATGAACGACGACGGCAGCGTGATGAAGGGCGAGCAGGTCGCGCAGTTTGCCGCCCGGCACAAGCTCAAGCATGTCACGATTGCCGACCTGATCGCATACCGCCAGGCGCGCGAAAAGCTGATCGAGCGGGTCGCGACCTTCGTGACCGAAAGCCCGATCGGGCCGTTGCAGGGCTATGCCTACCGCTCGCCCTTCGATTCCATCGCCCATGTCGCCTTCGTCTATAACGGCGTCGGCGACGGCAAGAATGTGCTGACGCGCTTCCACAAGCCGAACATCGTCAAGGATATCTTCACAGGCCACAAGCGCATGCAGATCGTGCTCGATCATTTCAAGAAGGCCGGCCGCGGCGTCCTGGTCTACTTGCGCGACGGCGCAGCCGGCGTGCCCGTGGAGCCCCTGCCTGATGAATCGACGGCCGAGGCCGACCGCAACCGGCAGTGGCGCGAGGTCGGCGTCGGCGCGCAGATCCTGCGCGATCTCGGCGTCACCTCGATCCGGCATCTGACGTCGTCGGTGCATGACTACAAGGGCCTGTCCGGCTTTGGCATCGAGATCGTCGCCAACGAGCAGCTCGAGACCTGA
- a CDS encoding cation:proton antiporter, with the protein MHELIGDITLCILFAWMLGLLAHFSRQPLILAYLIAGFCIGPFGAGWVKSQESISVISELGLIFMLFMIGLEIDLKKIVRAGRVILFAAAGQLLGGCLLGILFFAAIGLTLGGGHFDALYLCVACALSSTVIIVKVLYEKRELDTLPGRITLGVLVLQDIFAILFLAVQPSLAELQASVILLSIVRVVVLVTAALLVSRFVLPRLFHQIARRPELILLGALAWCFLVAETAERLSLSREMGALIAGVSLSTFPYALDVTAKVTTLRDFFITLFFVALGMTIPVPNMSVIGLAVMIAAFTVVSRLVTTFVPLYLMQQGLRASLLPAINLAQISEFSLVVIQTGVTDNHIAQETANAASFAFVVLAVLSTFVMMRSDEITRRAIGPLKRLGLRDLDHGHAEEGREGGHGEARRIVILGFFRAASALLAEIERQAPVLLEQITVVDFNPNVYRTLLSRGLHVIYGDISNVDTLVHAGVGKSEMIILSVPDALLKGATNEKLVRHVRALNPSALIVATADLLSDVGELYAAGASYVTVTRLSDAHELFTVIEAAQAGLLEDKRTELDLRLSERREVLP; encoded by the coding sequence GTTCGCTTGGATGCTCGGGCTTCTGGCCCATTTCTCCCGTCAGCCGCTGATCCTGGCTTACCTTATCGCCGGCTTCTGCATAGGTCCATTCGGCGCCGGCTGGGTCAAGTCGCAGGAATCGATCAGCGTTATTTCCGAGCTCGGCCTGATCTTCATGCTGTTCATGATCGGGCTCGAGATCGATTTGAAGAAGATCGTGCGGGCGGGACGGGTGATCCTGTTCGCGGCCGCCGGCCAGCTCCTCGGCGGCTGCCTGCTTGGCATCCTGTTCTTCGCCGCCATCGGCCTGACGCTCGGCGGCGGTCATTTCGATGCGCTCTATCTCTGCGTGGCCTGCGCGCTCTCCAGCACGGTCATCATCGTCAAGGTGCTGTATGAGAAGCGCGAGCTGGACACGCTGCCCGGCCGCATCACTCTTGGCGTCCTTGTGCTCCAGGACATCTTCGCCATCCTGTTCCTCGCCGTGCAGCCGAGCCTTGCCGAGTTGCAGGCGAGCGTCATCCTGCTCTCGATCGTGCGCGTCGTGGTGCTGGTCACGGCCGCGCTGCTGGTCAGCCGCTTCGTGCTGCCGCGCCTGTTCCACCAGATCGCCCGCCGGCCCGAGCTGATCCTGCTGGGGGCGCTCGCCTGGTGCTTCCTGGTCGCCGAGACCGCCGAGCGGTTGTCCCTGTCGCGCGAGATGGGGGCGCTGATCGCCGGCGTCTCGCTCTCGACCTTTCCTTACGCGCTCGACGTCACCGCCAAGGTCACGACCTTGCGCGATTTCTTCATCACGCTGTTCTTCGTCGCGCTCGGCATGACAATTCCCGTGCCGAACATGTCGGTAATCGGGCTTGCCGTGATGATTGCGGCGTTCACGGTCGTGAGCCGCCTCGTGACCACTTTCGTGCCGCTCTATCTGATGCAGCAGGGGCTTCGCGCGAGCTTGTTGCCGGCGATCAACCTGGCGCAGATCAGCGAGTTCTCGCTGGTCGTGATCCAGACCGGCGTCACCGACAACCACATCGCCCAGGAGACCGCCAATGCCGCCTCCTTCGCCTTCGTGGTGCTCGCGGTGCTCTCGACCTTCGTGATGATGAGGAGTGACGAGATCACGCGCCGGGCGATCGGCCCCTTGAAGCGGTTGGGCCTGCGTGACCTCGATCACGGCCACGCCGAGGAGGGGCGCGAGGGCGGCCATGGCGAGGCGCGGCGGATCGTCATCCTCGGCTTTTTCCGCGCGGCGAGCGCGCTGCTTGCGGAGATCGAGCGGCAGGCGCCGGTGCTGCTCGAGCAGATCACGGTCGTCGACTTCAACCCCAATGTGTATCGGACGCTGCTTTCGCGCGGTCTGCACGTGATCTACGGCGACATCAGCAACGTCGACACGCTCGTCCATGCCGGCGTAGGCAAGTCCGAGATGATCATTCTCAGCGTGCCCGATGCGCTGTTGAAGGGGGCTACCAACGAGAAGCTGGTCCGCCACGTCCGCGCACTCAACCCGAGCGCCCTGATCGTGGCTACCGCCGATCTGTTGTCCGATGTCGGCGAGCTCTACGCGGCGGGCGCCAGCTACGTCACCGTGACCCGCCTCAGCGATGCGCATGAGCTGTTCACGGTCATCGAGGCGGCTCAGGCCGGCCTTCTGGAGGACAAGCGGACCGAGCTTGACCTGCGATTGAGCGAGCGGCGCGAAGTGCTGCCTTAG